The genomic interval AATCATGTTCTGCACCACATTTTGGGCATCGAAGATGGCAGACAGATATCTCACCCATGATGGACCCGCACCTAATACACTCTACCTTGAGCTTTTGCTTCTTCTCCTTATCTTCAGATCCATAGCGTTCCCTAAACATTGGCAATTTTATTAATCAATACATCTGTTTAATATCTTGTTATGAATTTCATGACTAATAGATACTACCTGGTTGCATAGGAATTAACCTAAATTTAGTTTAATTGAATTCTAGTTCAGATATTAGCAGGTAAAAAATGGACCAATTAAATACAATTACAATTATTTTTTTTGTCAGGTAAAATTCTATATCTAAACAATTTCTCCGTCCTGCAGTATCAAATCATACATATATTAAACTAAAATAGATAGGGTCAATGTATCAATTAAGTAAGACGACATATTTTTCTGACCAAGTAACCTGATAAGTAGACAGATTGTGTCTCTATAGAATCATTCCTATAGACCCGTTGTCAAGGATTTTAACTTAATGGTGATAACAAAACAAGCTTAATAGTAGTCTATTTCAAACTAACGCGATAACTGCACTCGGCACATACATCAACAGAAACTAATACAATGTGTGGTTTTTCATAGTAGTATTTTATTTTTCTTTCTATTATTTTGTTGCATAAATCACATTTGACATTTCTATAAAAATCATCAATCTCTATTGTCATATCACTCAATAAGATTATCTAATACTTGAAATTATTGATTAATAGAACAAATCATAGTTATAGGCCTGGAGGAGCGAGAAAAATATTGATAATATAAAACCTTGTATGTTATGAAATTGAAATTTCCTAAAGCATGCTATTTGTCTATTCATAGGTGTAAGAGAAATATGCTGTACAAGTTGAAATATTGATTTGATAACCCTTTTTTGAAATAACTTGCTGGTCTGTCTGGTGCATTTGAAAGTTGAATCGGCTATAATCCTATAATCATGATCAAAGATTCACAAAACATGCATGTCAAGATGCAAAAGCTTTTTTTGGAAAGAAATTTTGTATAAAATCCCGCATTTTCGATGTTGTCGATATTTGTACAATCTCAATTTAACAACATAGCTTTAATTATCCTTCCTTGTAGGTATGTACAGGAAAAGATGAGCCTGTCAAAAACTGATTATGACATCATTGTTGCTGGCGGTGGGCTAGCAGGACTGATAGTAGCTTCTTCGGCAGCATACTATTCTAATCAACGATTAAAAATTTTAGTGATAGATAGGAACTCTATTGATGTTCAAGGTAGAAAAACCATATCTGGTTGGATTTGCGGCGATGCCGTTGGGAAAAATACGGTAGACTATATGACTGACAGAATAAAGATCGCATGGGGTTTTCCTGAAATAGAACATCCAGTAAAGGGAGTGGTTGCTTTTTCACCTGATCATGAAACCAAGGTATCTTTTGATGGTGAGGGATATATTCTTAATAGGAAAAAACTTCCTCAAAAACAAATTCAAGAGGCATCTAAATTAGGAGTTGAAACTAAGAGCAACATAATAATTCGCCAATTGATCACTCATGACAATTATGTAGTCGGTGTGGAAGGAGAGGATTCTAAGACTCGGGAGATTTTTAAAAAAACTGCAAAAGTTGTAGTTGACTGCACGGGCGTAACTTCAGTTTTAAGGACTAACCTTCCTATCAAGTCCCATATTCAGAAAAAAATCGATAGAATTGACCTGGAATCTACTGGGAGATACATTTATGATTTTGACACAGAAGGTAAGGAAGACAAAACATATTTTGATCCCGACTATTGTATTATCCATTTAGATCAAAATCTCGCACCTGGGGGATATGGTTGGGTATTTCCAAAAGGCAAATCCAAAGTGAATATTGGATTGGGAGTACAACAAAAATTATTTGATAAAGCAAATAAGGATTTGGGTAAAAAAAGGGACTTGAAAAAATTGATTGACGATTACGTCGGTGTAAATCCTGTTGTTAATAATCCTAGGTTATCTAGTGGTATAGAAGACCAAGGTAATGAGTGGGGAACATGGCAAGTTTCAGTAAGAAGACAGAATGATTGCATGGTTGCGAATGGTTACATGATGGTAGGCGATTCAGCATGGATGCCCAAACCTCTTGATGCTGGTGGTATAGGACCTGCTATAATTGCTGCAACAATTGCAGGAAAGGATGTGGTACAAGCAATAGAAGCTAATGACGTATCAGAGAATGGTCTCTGGCAATACAACAAGAATTTTATCAATGAATATGGTTACAAAACTGCCGGGTTGGAGGTATTTAGAAGAATGTTACAACAACTAAGTAATGATCAAATAAATTATGGAATGAAACATTTTCTATCAAAAATGGATATCGATAAGATAACCAATGGAGAACATCCAGAATTTAGCTCCCTCAGTAAGATCGGTATGATGATAAGGGGGGCAATAAATAAGAAATTGGCAGAAGATTTGAAATTTACCTCTAAAATGAATGAACATCTAGTCGTACTCTATAGAAATTATCCCGAAACATCTGACGGTTTCCCGGACTGGTCGGCAAAATTAAATGCTTACTTAACCGAGGCTTATTCAAGATTCGCATAATCTTGAAAAATTTTTGGCCATTTCAAATTAGAAATTTAATGATTTGTCAAATGTACTATCAAATATGAGATCTATCCTCAAATTTATTTAGAAAATCTTTTCTTCTTTGTTCTTCAGTCATGGTAATTCGGACATCTTCAATAATCCTTTTACCAACATCTAGTTTTTTCCTAACCCCTGGTACTATGTTATCATAGAATGAAAAAGGATAAATTTGATCATAAAAAGATTGTATAACTACGAATAAGGATAACGAAGTTTCGAAATCATTTCTTCTCAGATTATCATAAATCATTCGTTTGATCTCACCAATGCAATCCAAAAGTCCTGTCAGGTATGCGTTATGAGAGACCTCCAAATCCAGGTGACTACTAATAGAAGATTTTTTTTCGACAATTTCCTTTAGTATACAAGCTTCAACATATTCTTGTTCTGCGGGCCAAAGATAACGATCCAAGTCAGAAATTACAAATTTCTTTAGGTCCCTTAGTAGATTAAGTGCCTTGTTAAGCATTTCAGTTGCATCTTGAATATTGTTACCATGTAATAAAATAATGGCCCTGCTACAACAAGAAATTATTTCCCTATTTTCTTTGATTAGTTTTTCTCTACTTAACTCAACTTGCTTTAAATGGGTCGAAAATTCATTTAATGAAGATTCCATTTTTGAATAGTCTATTTCAAAGCTCATATAGGATCTTTA from Candidatus Nitrosocosmicus hydrocola carries:
- a CDS encoding NAD(P)/FAD-dependent oxidoreductase yields the protein MSLSKTDYDIIVAGGGLAGLIVASSAAYYSNQRLKILVIDRNSIDVQGRKTISGWICGDAVGKNTVDYMTDRIKIAWGFPEIEHPVKGVVAFSPDHETKVSFDGEGYILNRKKLPQKQIQEASKLGVETKSNIIIRQLITHDNYVVGVEGEDSKTREIFKKTAKVVVDCTGVTSVLRTNLPIKSHIQKKIDRIDLESTGRYIYDFDTEGKEDKTYFDPDYCIIHLDQNLAPGGYGWVFPKGKSKVNIGLGVQQKLFDKANKDLGKKRDLKKLIDDYVGVNPVVNNPRLSSGIEDQGNEWGTWQVSVRRQNDCMVANGYMMVGDSAWMPKPLDAGGIGPAIIAATIAGKDVVQAIEANDVSENGLWQYNKNFINEYGYKTAGLEVFRRMLQQLSNDQINYGMKHFLSKMDIDKITNGEHPEFSSLSKIGMMIRGAINKKLAEDLKFTSKMNEHLVVLYRNYPETSDGFPDWSAKLNAYLTEAYSRFA
- a CDS encoding translin family protein; protein product: MSFEIDYSKMESSLNEFSTHLKQVELSREKLIKENREIISCCSRAIILLHGNNIQDATEMLNKALNLLRDLKKFVISDLDRYLWPAEQEYVEACILKEIVEKKSSISSHLDLEVSHNAYLTGLLDCIGEIKRMIYDNLRRNDFETSLSLFVVIQSFYDQIYPFSFYDNIVPGVRKKLDVGKRIIEDVRITMTEEQRRKDFLNKFEDRSHI